In Microcebus murinus isolate Inina chromosome 20, M.murinus_Inina_mat1.0, whole genome shotgun sequence, the following are encoded in one genomic region:
- the FBXL8 gene encoding F-box/LRR-repeat protein 8 gives MAEPRGQLPEEMLVSIFQYLPLRDRAAAARVCRAWAAAATCSAVWQDTNISCDCEKEDMLPPHMSDCLDHVRNLRLEFEPSRKASRQTATELLMALAGRAPGLRGLRLECRGEKPLFDAGRDVLDAVHAVCRAARQLRHLDLRRLPFTLDDALVLQAARNCPELHSLFLDNGTLVGSVGPGSVLKLLEACPRLRALGLHLASLSRAALEVLAAPDRAPLVLLALRCACPEDARASTLPNEAWTELRRRHPGLAVELELEPALPEDSVTRVLQPAVPVAALRLNVSGDTVGPVRFAARHYATTLRALEVRAPASAELDEALEELAARCAGLTEVHCFCVVRPSVRDAFRAHCPRLRTYTLKLTREPHPWRPTLVA, from the exons ATGGCTGAGCCTAGAGGGCAACTGCCAGAGGAGATGCTAGTGTCCATCTTTCAATACTTGCCCCTGAGGGACCGTGCTGCTGCTGCCAGGGtctgcagggcctgggctgcGGCTGCCACCTGCAGCGCTGTGTGGCAGGACACCAACATCAG TTGCGACTGTGAGAAGGAAGATATGCTGCCGCCACATATGTCCGACTGCCTGGACCATGTTCGCAACCTACGGCTGGAATTTGAACCATCCAGGAAGGCGAGTCGCCAGACGGCCACTGAGCTGCTGATGGCGCTGGCGGGACGTGCCCCGGGACTTCGAGGCCTGCGCCTGGAGTGCCGCGGAGAAAAGCCGCTCTTCGACGCGGGCCGCGACGTCCTGGATGCTGTGCACGCAGTCTGCAGGGCCGCCCGCCAGCTGCGCCACCTCGACCTGCGGCGCTTGCCCTTCACACTGGACGACGCGCTGGTGCTGCAGGCAGCTCGCAACTGCCCCGAGCTCCACAGCCTTTTCCTGGACAACGGTACGCTGGTGGGCAGCGTGGGACCAGGCTCGGTGCTCAAGCTACTGGAGGCCTGCCCGCGCCTGCGCGCCCTCGGCCTGCACCTAGCCAGTCTGTCGCGCGCCGCCCTGGAGGTGCTGGCCGCGCCAGACCGCGCGCCGTTAGTGCTCCTAGCCCTGCGGTGCGCGTGCCCTGAAGATGCACGCGCGTCCACCCTGCCCAATGAAGCCTGGACCGAGTTGCGCCGTCGCCACCCTGGGCTGGCGGTGGAGCTGGAGCTAGAGCCTGCGCTGCCAGAAGATAGCGTGACGCGCGTCCTGCAGCCAGCAGTGCCCGTGGCTGCGCTGCGCCTCAATGTCTCCGGTGACACCGTAGGCCCAGTTCGCTTCGCGGCGCGCCACTATGCCACAACCCTGCGCGCGCTCGAGGTGCGCGCCCCCGCTTCCGCCGAGCTGGACGAGGCGCTGGAGGAGCTGGCGGCGCGCTGCGCGGGCCTCACCGAGGTGCACTGCTTCTGCGTGGTGAGACCCTCCGTGCGGGACGCCTTCCGCGCGCACTGCCCGCGCCTGCGCACCTACACGCTCAAACTGACGCGAGAGCCCCATCCCTGGCGGCCCACGCTCGTGGCGTGA